The DNA window GTGCGTCCCAGTAGCGTTTCCACCGCTTGACGGTGCAGGAAGAACACCGGACGGCCACGGCTCTTAATGACCAAACCGTCGCTCCACAACTGATTGAGATCTTTACTCACTGAGTTACGCGCCAGCCCAAGGTTAAAGCCGATGGCTTCTGCCGTAAACGCCGTCTCCTGCGCTAAATCCGCAAGACTCAAGCCGCTCGTCAGCCGCGCCAGCTCTCCCTGTATTACCTCAATCCGTCTCATTCTCTTTACCGCTTAAGAAATAAATGATTGTTCAGAACATACACTATTCTGCTATGCAAAAAAGTGGCCTGGGGCCAGAGATGGTGCATTAGCTCAAAGACGGACATGGCCGTTGAGAGATGACGGGATGCGGTATTGTTTTCGGGAGATTCCCCGGCGGGGTTACTATATGGCCGGCTACAAGTTCACAGCCGTCTGCTGTCGGGTAGCCCGGACAGGCGCATTGCGCCGCCTCCGGGGAGACGGCTTAATTGAGGCTTAACCTTCTTCCAGCGAATACGGCAGCGGTTCGATACTCAGGCTACCGGCATCATCGCGCACACGGAATACGCTGTCGGGCTCCATATCGTTATTCATCACCGCCTGCACCAGCAGGCGACCATCGTCTAACTGCACGGCGGCTAAAACGGTACCGGTACGGCGCCAGTTTTCACCCATTTTCAGCTCAAGGTCCTCCCCGGCTTCCGGCACGCGGCTGGCTTTCCCCGCCAGGGACCACAGAGCACGCTTGTTGGCACCGCGGAATTTTGCGCGGGCAACCATTTCCTGACCGGTGTAGCAGCCTTTCTTAAAGCTGATGCCGCCCAATGCCTGAAGGTTAGTCGCTTGCGGAATAAACTGTGCGCTGTTGGCGCTGTCGATAACCGGCAGTCCGGCTTCAATATTCAGCGCTAGCCACTGCTGGCTGTTGTTAAGCTGTGCTTCACCGCGCAAGGCCTCGGTGACGCGGGTGGCGGTTGTCTCATCGGTCACCAGCAGGAAACGCTCGGCCGGATGCTCAAACCACAGCAGGCTGGTGGATCCTTCACTGACAACCTGTTTGTCGGCATTCGGCAGTTCGCTAAACAGCGGTGCCAGCGCGGCACGAGCCTGGAAACCGGCGACGCCCAGCAGCACCAGTTCATCATCGGCGGCGATCGTCACTTTAGAGAACACCGCGTATTTTTTCAGTTCAGTCAATTGCGCGTCGCGCAGGCTGCGGCGTTCAATCCACGCAAACCCCTCGTTACGACGGAAAACGCGCAGGTTGCTCCACATCTTGCCTTTAGCATCGCAATGCGCGGCAAGAAGGTGCTGCTCGTTGGTCAGTTGACTGATATCAGCGGTAATCTGCCCTTGCAGATATTTTTCGCCATCCGCACCGGTAATCGTCGCCAGCGCCCAGTCATCCAGCGTCATCAGCGTTAACGGCAGACGCGCGCAAGAGGAAGGCTGACGCGGAGGAAAAGGTGTAAAAGCCATAGTCATATCCCGAATAGCTTAACGCAGAGTGTGTGACTAATGGTAAAAGAGCTAGAGTGCAATGCAAGCGCTTTCGGCAAGCCATTTGTGCCCTCAATGGCGGGAAGCTAGACCGCAGGAAATAATGAAAGACCTGATTATTTTAGGGTTTTCATGGAGGCGCG is part of the Klebsiella huaxiensis genome and encodes:
- the ygfZ gene encoding tRNA-modifying protein YgfZ; translation: MAFTPFPPRQPSSCARLPLTLMTLDDWALATITGADGEKYLQGQITADISQLTNEQHLLAAHCDAKGKMWSNLRVFRRNEGFAWIERRSLRDAQLTELKKYAVFSKVTIAADDELVLLGVAGFQARAALAPLFSELPNADKQVVSEGSTSLLWFEHPAERFLLVTDETTATRVTEALRGEAQLNNSQQWLALNIEAGLPVIDSANSAQFIPQATNLQALGGISFKKGCYTGQEMVARAKFRGANKRALWSLAGKASRVPEAGEDLELKMGENWRRTGTVLAAVQLDDGRLLVQAVMNNDMEPDSVFRVRDDAGSLSIEPLPYSLEEG